From one Acidobacteriota bacterium genomic stretch:
- a CDS encoding biotin--[acetyl-CoA-carboxylase] ligase, protein MGVIDSTNTEAKRRVLTGFHDQWLVASQQTAGRGRQDRQWLSPAGNIYATALFREPGGLAVALRVPFACALAVHDVVAAYAPKADARLKWPNDVRIDRRKVSGILVETGGSGADFWIAAGIGLNVLALPDNVSQPATSLVELGMPPSVGLDAVFQSLREAFARRLGQARGGFAGIRSDWLARAEALGESLHIRAGDVEIEGIFEDLEQDGALVVRLRDGSRRSIRAGEVEIRRS, encoded by the coding sequence ATGGGCGTGATCGACAGCACCAATACCGAAGCCAAGCGCCGGGTTTTGACCGGATTCCATGACCAGTGGCTGGTTGCCTCGCAGCAGACAGCCGGACGCGGCCGGCAGGACCGCCAATGGCTCTCGCCAGCCGGAAACATCTATGCGACGGCGCTGTTCCGGGAGCCAGGCGGGTTGGCGGTCGCGCTGCGCGTTCCGTTCGCGTGCGCGCTGGCAGTGCACGATGTGGTCGCGGCCTATGCGCCCAAGGCGGACGCGCGGCTGAAATGGCCGAACGATGTGCGCATCGACCGGCGGAAGGTCTCAGGCATCCTGGTGGAGACCGGGGGCAGCGGCGCCGATTTCTGGATCGCCGCAGGGATCGGCCTCAACGTGCTGGCCCTGCCGGACAACGTCTCGCAGCCGGCGACCAGTCTGGTTGAACTCGGCATGCCGCCTTCGGTGGGGCTGGACGCGGTGTTCCAGAGCCTGCGCGAAGCCTTTGCGAGGCGTCTGGGGCAGGCGCGTGGCGGGTTCGCAGGCATCCGGTCCGACTGGCTCGCACGGGCGGAAGCGCTCGGTGAGTCCCTTCACATTCGCGCGGGCGATGTTGAAATTGAAGGGATTTTCGAGGATCTGGAGCAGGATGGCGCCCTCGTCGTTCGATTGCGGGATGGATCGCGGCGTTCCATAAGGGCTGGTGAAGTAGAAATCCGCAGGAGCTGA